Proteins from one Flavobacterium branchiarum genomic window:
- the aspA gene encoding aspartate ammonia-lyase — MSDFRTEHDFLGEKEIPNNCYYGVQTVRAKENFNITGIPIGSEPLFIKAFGYVKKAAAMANRDLGVLDAKKAEAIIYACDRLIAGEFLDQFISDLIQGGAGTSTNMNANEVIANLGLEYLGHKKGQYEFLHPNNDVNLSQSTNDAYPSAFRLAIYLKIDAFADALTNLKDAFYDKGKEFANVIKMGRTQLQDAVPMTLGQEFNAFATTIGEDIQRLLVAEQLITEVNMGATAIGSKVNAPEGYPELCVKYLGEVSGIPVTLAGDLFEATYDPSAFVELSGTLKRSAIKLSKVCNDLRLLSSGPRCGFNEINLPALQPGSSIMPGKVNPVIPEVVNQTCFYVIGADLTVTMAAEAGQLQLNVMEPVIGFALFTSLEYLAKACNTLKDKCIVGITANEEHAKDLVMNSIGIVTQLNPILGYEASASIAKEALKTGKSIHDIVVTERKLITQAKWDEIYSIENLINPKFITS; from the coding sequence ATGAGTGATTTTCGTACAGAGCATGATTTTCTTGGAGAAAAAGAAATACCAAACAATTGTTATTATGGTGTACAAACCGTACGTGCCAAAGAGAATTTTAATATAACAGGAATCCCTATAGGATCAGAACCTTTATTTATTAAAGCTTTTGGGTATGTTAAGAAAGCGGCGGCAATGGCCAATAGAGATTTGGGTGTATTAGATGCAAAAAAAGCTGAAGCTATTATTTATGCTTGTGACCGTTTAATTGCTGGCGAGTTTTTAGACCAGTTTATAAGTGATTTAATTCAGGGCGGAGCAGGGACTTCAACGAATATGAATGCTAACGAGGTAATTGCCAATTTAGGATTGGAATATCTGGGGCATAAAAAAGGGCAGTATGAGTTTCTTCATCCTAATAACGATGTAAACCTTTCACAAAGTACTAATGATGCTTATCCATCAGCTTTTAGGTTAGCTATTTACCTTAAAATAGATGCTTTTGCAGATGCTTTGACAAATCTAAAAGATGCCTTTTATGATAAAGGAAAGGAGTTTGCAAATGTAATTAAGATGGGACGTACCCAATTGCAAGATGCTGTACCAATGACATTAGGTCAAGAATTTAATGCGTTTGCAACAACTATAGGTGAAGATATTCAGCGTCTGCTTGTAGCTGAACAATTAATCACTGAAGTAAACATGGGAGCAACTGCCATTGGTAGTAAAGTAAATGCACCAGAAGGCTACCCAGAGTTATGTGTAAAATATCTAGGCGAAGTAAGTGGTATTCCAGTTACTCTTGCAGGTGACTTGTTTGAGGCTACTTATGATCCAAGTGCTTTTGTAGAACTGAGTGGTACTTTAAAAAGAAGCGCTATTAAGTTAAGTAAGGTTTGTAATGATCTTCGTTTATTAAGTAGTGGACCCCGTTGTGGTTTTAATGAAATTAACTTACCAGCTTTACAACCAGGATCATCTATCATGCCTGGAAAAGTAAATCCTGTGATTCCAGAAGTTGTGAACCAAACTTGTTTTTATGTTATTGGAGCCGATTTAACGGTTACAATGGCAGCTGAAGCAGGACAATTACAATTAAATGTAATGGAGCCAGTAATTGGTTTTGCTTTGTTTACATCATTAGAATATCTTGCCAAAGCATGTAACACTTTAAAAGATAAGTGTATTGTTGGTATCACAGCTAATGAAGAGCATGCCAAAGATTTAGTTATGAATAGTATTGGAATTGTTACACAACTTAATCCTATTTTGGGGTATGAGGCTTCTGCAAGCATAGCCAAAGAAGCACTTAAAACTGGTAAATCAATACATGATATTGTTGTAACCGAAAGAAAACTAATTACCCAAGCAAAATGGGACGAGATTTATTCTATAGAAAATCTTATTAATCCTAAATTCATCACTTCATGA
- a CDS encoding type II asparaginase, with amino-acid sequence MKKLVLVFLLCLATAVAFAQQKPRIIILATGGTIAGEGKSSDRAGYTAGKIPVSDLIGAIPSVNTIANISGEQISSVGSQDMSIEIWRKLAIRINEIASKNEADGVVITHGTDTQEETAYFLDLVVPNDLPVVLTGSMRPATAISADGPKNLFDAITVAADPQSKGRGVMVSFNESIYDSREVTKTSTTKVNAFKSPDTGPLGEVYDGRVEYYKTATRESAKGKPFEVNNTTKLPKVEVVYMYADASPDYIDYLVKQKVDGIVIAGVGNGNFSKAFTDAIKRATKANIAVCRSSRCLGGRVVLDGETNDSELGTVISDNLNPQKARILLMLGLTKTKNQKELQDFFFRF; translated from the coding sequence ATGAAAAAATTAGTACTCGTATTTCTGTTGTGTTTAGCAACAGCTGTGGCTTTTGCACAACAAAAGCCAAGAATAATAATTCTTGCTACTGGAGGAACTATTGCTGGCGAAGGAAAATCTTCTGATAGAGCAGGGTATACTGCGGGTAAAATACCTGTATCAGATCTTATAGGAGCTATTCCTAGTGTGAATACTATCGCAAATATTAGTGGAGAACAAATATCTTCTGTTGGAAGTCAAGATATGAGTATAGAGATATGGAGAAAACTAGCTATACGTATTAATGAAATAGCCAGCAAAAATGAAGCAGATGGTGTTGTTATTACACATGGTACCGATACTCAGGAGGAAACAGCTTATTTTCTTGACTTAGTTGTACCAAATGATCTACCAGTTGTATTAACTGGATCTATGCGTCCAGCAACTGCTATTAGTGCTGATGGACCTAAAAATCTTTTTGATGCTATTACTGTTGCAGCAGATCCGCAAAGCAAAGGACGTGGCGTAATGGTTTCTTTTAACGAATCAATTTACGATTCAAGAGAAGTTACAAAAACAAGTACTACAAAGGTAAATGCATTTAAATCTCCCGATACAGGTCCACTTGGAGAAGTATATGATGGACGTGTAGAGTATTATAAAACAGCTACAAGAGAAAGCGCAAAAGGAAAACCTTTTGAAGTAAATAATACGACTAAATTGCCGAAAGTAGAAGTTGTATATATGTATGCCGATGCTTCTCCAGATTATATAGATTATTTAGTAAAACAAAAAGTAGATGGAATTGTAATCGCTGGAGTTGGAAACGGAAATTTTTCAAAAGCTTTTACAGATGCTATAAAAAGAGCCACTAAGGCGAACATTGCTGTATGTCGTTCAAGTCGTTGTTTAGGTGGTAGAGTAGTATTAGATGGTGAAACTAACGATAGTGAACTTGGAACTGTAATATCAGATAATCTAAATCCCCAAAAAGCAAGAATATTATTGATGCTTGGGCTTACAAAAACTAAAAACCAAAAAGAACTGCAAGATTTTTTCTTCCGTTTTTAA